Proteins encoded together in one Chitinophaga sp. LS1 window:
- a CDS encoding helix-turn-helix transcriptional regulator has protein sequence MTQKRIYHILLIVSLCLQMPAYAQSILIDSLQNLLSRKDLPLEDRVTSTMLMARITGNKDMKAAIVLNQQALAMSTGLKDLKYRANIFSNLTQQYALDDSFSLATKAMDSALYLARKSGDKQALGLAYYRKGWLHIIEQQEDSATHYFFEALRILDGQKKLTCEPAIYYFTAATYGDWNDLDAQEKYARLSLSTAMQTQKPDDLVNGYQALGTYLEYKYRSKMNDTTKYLLDSALYCNRMALLIIKAENGRLVTRSAPALLSLNTANMFAENWPEQKDSIMHYLYMATEYAKATEQQEILANCYGMLSDIAVHDGNLKEAENLLLTAFYTVESYPAGGAQVKSHIMQALANVAEKQGNTAKALKYYKQYIDYYQQAFDNERLSTAKRLGAQYEAEKKDKELQLLQQKASFNKELNFFYISLAIAAVLILIFFFRSYHFRLRASLQNQQLLELEKHDAQLQLKLEAEERARLETEQLLMQERQERLQKELLAGALQVEEKNELLQSLQKKITTISGTDPLLRQMDRIITDSRKMDEEFEAAKADFKEIDPEFFNRLQQKAKENLTRLDLKYCSYIRMGLTNKEIASRLAVEAKSIRMARYRLKQKLNLPKEESLDLFLTTLI, from the coding sequence ATGACCCAAAAAAGAATATACCATATCCTATTGATTGTATCACTGTGTCTGCAAATGCCAGCTTATGCACAGTCAATCCTCATTGATTCACTACAAAACTTATTGTCCCGCAAGGACTTACCGCTGGAAGACCGGGTAACCAGCACCATGTTGATGGCGCGGATTACCGGGAATAAAGACATGAAAGCGGCCATCGTACTCAATCAGCAGGCGCTGGCCATGAGCACAGGCCTCAAAGACCTGAAATACAGGGCTAATATATTCAGCAATCTCACACAGCAATATGCGCTCGATGACAGCTTTTCATTAGCTACAAAAGCCATGGATAGCGCCTTATATCTCGCACGTAAATCGGGCGATAAACAGGCACTGGGATTAGCATATTACCGCAAAGGATGGCTCCATATCATAGAACAGCAGGAAGACAGCGCGACCCACTATTTCTTCGAAGCATTGCGGATATTGGATGGACAAAAGAAATTAACCTGTGAGCCGGCAATCTATTACTTCACTGCAGCCACCTACGGTGACTGGAATGACCTGGATGCACAGGAAAAATATGCAAGACTATCTCTCTCCACCGCCATGCAAACCCAAAAGCCGGATGACCTGGTGAATGGATACCAGGCATTGGGCACCTACCTGGAATACAAATACAGGTCGAAGATGAATGATACCACCAAATACCTGCTTGACTCAGCATTGTATTGCAATAGAATGGCATTGCTCATCATTAAAGCGGAGAATGGAAGATTGGTAACCCGGAGTGCTCCCGCTCTATTATCGCTGAACACCGCCAATATGTTTGCAGAAAACTGGCCGGAGCAAAAGGATAGTATCATGCATTACCTGTACATGGCCACTGAATATGCAAAGGCCACGGAGCAGCAGGAAATACTGGCCAATTGCTATGGTATGCTAAGTGATATTGCAGTACACGATGGCAATCTGAAAGAGGCGGAAAATTTATTACTAACCGCATTTTACACAGTAGAAAGTTATCCCGCAGGTGGTGCACAGGTAAAGTCACATATCATGCAGGCACTCGCAAATGTGGCGGAGAAACAAGGCAACACGGCAAAGGCTTTAAAGTATTACAAACAATACATTGATTACTACCAACAGGCTTTTGACAATGAAAGATTGTCTACCGCAAAACGCTTAGGCGCACAATACGAAGCGGAGAAAAAAGATAAGGAATTACAGCTATTACAACAGAAAGCATCCTTCAATAAGGAATTGAATTTCTTCTACATTTCTTTAGCTATCGCTGCTGTACTGATCCTGATCTTCTTCTTCAGATCATATCATTTCCGTCTAAGAGCCAGCTTACAAAATCAGCAATTGTTAGAACTGGAAAAACATGATGCACAATTGCAATTGAAATTGGAAGCAGAAGAAAGAGCGAGATTAGAAACAGAGCAACTGCTCATGCAGGAAAGACAGGAACGATTACAAAAAGAGTTGCTGGCAGGCGCCCTGCAGGTAGAAGAAAAGAATGAATTGCTGCAATCCTTACAGAAAAAGATCACCACCATATCCGGCACAGATCCGCTCTTACGACAAATGGATCGCATCATCACTGATAGCCGGAAAATGGATGAAGAATTCGAAGCAGCAAAAGCTGATTTCAAAGAAATAGATCCCGAGTTCTTCAATCGCTTACAGCAAAAAGCAAAAGAGAACCTCACAAGATTAGATCTAAAATATTGCTCCTACATAAGAATGGGGCTCACCAACAAAGAGATTGCCTCCCGCCTGGCAGTAGAAGCGAAGAGTATCAGAATGGCACGCTACCGCTTAAAACAAAAACTAAACTTACCTAAAGAAGAAAGCCTCGACTTATTTCTTACAACACTAATTTAA
- the xseA gene encoding exodeoxyribonuclease VII large subunit: MSTQQYITLSQLAAHIQGTIKNAFSRQSSWIVADITSHSFYPAKGYHYFDLVEKDPRTHQLTAKISATAWGNGSLRIRDFEATTGQRFGNDMHVLLQVQVEYHAVYGLKLSVLDIDPSFTIGQLEQQKQATLQRLVTECGDIVQQVPEGYLTRNKKLPLSAVMQKIAVISSPSSAGYQDFMHTLQANAHGYIFHTDNYFTTVQGEANAAQVCAQLQAVEDAGKHYDAVVIIRGGGAQTDLLLFDQYQLGKAVAGFPIPVITGIGHHKNETITDMMAHTATKTPTRAAELIIAHNRQFEDALISIQKQLIIRLQQSVAGKQQQLSALNNAIINRSRDVVIRQKESLIRYNQLIPQQARHLLLKQRNGMIQLSAQVLSKPKQLTASRLQDLSFLRQNVHSFSRKLLQQQQQKLQHHETVVRLMSPTTLLQKGFALVYYQGKLITNATALQSGEDITVQMVDASVQATIHTINSDGNESNI; encoded by the coding sequence TTGAGTACGCAACAATACATAACGTTATCACAACTGGCCGCCCACATCCAGGGCACCATCAAAAACGCCTTCTCCCGTCAAAGTAGCTGGATCGTGGCCGACATCACCAGCCACTCCTTCTACCCTGCCAAAGGCTACCATTACTTTGACCTGGTCGAAAAAGATCCCCGTACCCACCAGCTCACCGCCAAAATCTCCGCTACTGCATGGGGAAACGGCAGCCTGCGGATCAGGGATTTCGAAGCTACCACCGGTCAGCGTTTTGGCAATGATATGCATGTACTGCTACAGGTACAGGTCGAATACCACGCCGTATACGGCCTCAAACTGTCCGTGCTGGATATAGACCCCAGCTTCACCATCGGACAACTGGAACAACAAAAACAAGCTACCCTACAGCGCCTCGTCACCGAGTGTGGAGATATTGTACAACAAGTACCCGAAGGCTACCTGACCCGCAATAAAAAACTCCCCCTCAGCGCTGTCATGCAAAAGATCGCCGTCATCTCCTCCCCTTCTTCTGCCGGCTACCAGGATTTCATGCACACCCTCCAGGCCAACGCCCACGGGTATATTTTCCATACGGATAATTATTTCACGACCGTTCAGGGCGAAGCCAATGCCGCACAGGTATGTGCACAACTCCAGGCAGTCGAAGATGCAGGAAAACACTACGATGCAGTAGTCATCATCAGAGGCGGCGGTGCACAAACAGATTTATTACTCTTCGATCAGTACCAGCTGGGTAAGGCAGTGGCAGGATTTCCTATCCCCGTCATCACCGGTATCGGCCACCATAAAAATGAAACCATCACGGATATGATGGCCCATACTGCCACCAAAACCCCTACCCGCGCGGCAGAACTGATCATCGCTCATAACAGGCAGTTTGAAGATGCCCTGATCAGTATCCAAAAACAACTGATCATCCGGCTCCAGCAATCCGTCGCTGGCAAACAACAACAATTGTCTGCCCTCAACAATGCAATTATCAACAGAAGCAGGGACGTAGTGATCCGGCAAAAAGAAAGCCTGATCAGGTATAACCAGTTAATACCACAGCAAGCCCGCCACCTGTTATTAAAACAACGAAACGGGATGATACAACTGTCAGCACAGGTATTATCAAAACCTAAACAATTAACGGCCTCAAGACTACAGGACCTGTCTTTCCTCCGGCAAAACGTACATAGCTTCAGCCGTAAATTGCTGCAACAGCAGCAGCAAAAGCTGCAACACCACGAAACGGTCGTACGCCTCATGAGCCCAACGACCTTATTACAAAAAGGGTTTGCACTGGTATACTACCAGGGCAAACTGATTACAAATGCCACCGCCTTGCAATCAGGAGAAGACATCACCGTACAAATGGTAGATGCCTCCGTACAGGCCACTATTCATACAATTAACTCAGATGGAAACGAATCTAACATATGA
- the xseB gene encoding exodeoxyribonuclease VII small subunit — protein sequence METNLTYEAAYKELQQIAREIETESVSVDVLAARVKRASELITFCQTRLRATEAEVENIIQQMTISQ from the coding sequence ATGGAAACGAATCTAACATATGAAGCGGCTTATAAAGAGCTGCAACAGATAGCCAGGGAAATAGAAACGGAATCCGTTTCTGTGGATGTGCTCGCAGCAAGAGTAAAGCGGGCTTCAGAACTGATCACTTTTTGCCAGACCAGGTTACGCGCCACCGAGGCAGAAGTTGAAAACATCATCCAGCAAATGACGATCTCCCAATAA
- a CDS encoding TolC family protein has protein sequence MKKLFLLAVVTSVLTCIHLVAVAQTNFTLAAAIDTARTNSPVLKAQYMNIAAAQADVTTAKLRPNPNLNNQTLQLANSAHFAPNTRWSSNSNRQVWYQLTKPIQWPNQRKYKIETASKDVTVADNEYQENVRNLSLNVGNSWITCWVLKKRLALLQDSKGNLDTLVKINELRYKNQVITQTDLARTKVLLDQYNLQLSVFQQDYMNELQNLRLLTGIPSSVDIDTLSDVQTLAPSATLDSLIAQTMDNRSDVALVKSAIDERNSNVKYQKTLAVPQPQLGIIYNPQNSVPYIGFYAAIDLPFFNRNQGGIKKAYIQAQQANQELNTTQRTIQTEVTTAYNTYQLQKQNLAKFSGILSQSQQILDNVKYAYLRGGTTIIDFLDAQRNWYDTRLLYYDGLQSYYQSYIQLLFATGLINQL, from the coding sequence ATGAAGAAGCTCTTCCTATTGGCTGTAGTAACCAGTGTACTCACATGTATACACTTAGTTGCTGTCGCCCAAACCAACTTCACCCTGGCAGCGGCTATCGATACCGCCAGAACTAACAGCCCGGTGCTTAAGGCCCAGTACATGAACATCGCCGCCGCACAAGCCGATGTCACTACCGCCAAACTCCGGCCTAATCCCAACCTGAATAACCAGACCTTACAACTGGCCAATTCTGCTCACTTCGCCCCCAATACCCGTTGGTCTTCCAACTCAAACCGACAGGTATGGTATCAGCTCACGAAACCTATTCAGTGGCCCAACCAGCGTAAGTACAAAATTGAAACAGCCTCAAAGGATGTTACAGTGGCGGACAATGAATACCAGGAAAACGTACGCAACCTCTCTCTCAACGTCGGTAACAGCTGGATCACCTGCTGGGTGCTCAAAAAGCGGCTCGCCCTCCTGCAGGACAGCAAAGGCAACCTCGATACCCTCGTTAAGATCAATGAACTGCGCTACAAAAACCAGGTGATCACTCAAACTGACCTCGCCCGTACAAAAGTGTTGCTGGATCAGTACAACCTACAACTCAGCGTATTCCAGCAGGATTACATGAATGAGTTACAAAACCTGCGCCTCCTCACCGGTATCCCTTCCAGTGTGGATATCGATACCCTGAGCGATGTACAGACACTTGCCCCCAGCGCTACACTGGACAGCCTCATTGCCCAGACTATGGACAACCGCTCAGACGTCGCCCTGGTCAAAAGTGCCATCGACGAGCGCAACAGCAATGTGAAATACCAGAAAACACTCGCTGTACCGCAACCTCAGTTAGGTATCATCTACAACCCGCAGAACTCTGTGCCTTACATCGGCTTCTATGCGGCCATCGATCTCCCCTTCTTTAACAGGAACCAGGGTGGGATCAAAAAAGCATACATTCAGGCACAACAGGCAAACCAGGAACTGAATACCACCCAGCGCACGATTCAGACAGAAGTAACCACCGCTTACAATACTTACCAGCTGCAAAAACAAAACCTGGCTAAGTTCAGCGGCATCCTCTCCCAGTCTCAACAGATCCTCGACAATGTAAAGTATGCTTACCTCCGCGGTGGCACCACCATCATTGACTTCCTGGATGCACAGCGTAACTGGTACGATACCCGGCTGCTGTACTACGATGGACTGCAATCTTACTATCAAAGCTATATTCAACTCTTATTCGCTACGGGCCTTATAAACCAATTATAA
- a CDS encoding efflux RND transporter periplasmic adaptor subunit, translated as MQRITGYFLVASLLLAGCGQKEHKKEVTDDPGPAITNNGQQITFPDTASANFFTTEPVGDSALSGTLHAPGKVAATVIRSQEGAQNVVLFDNPDLESDYTQLVQHKINVNHIEEINIKQRKIELDRTQDLYDHGAASGKDLLEAKSSLAMEQTNLANEKAQLVEHESGLKAGGFDPEILRTTAPGNAFVICDIPETQLINVTKGTACTVILSSFPDKPLAGKVEAIADVVDNVTRMVKLRIRLSAPDSEIRAGMFAMVNFTVTGANKTGTGTINVTRDALITAEGQNYVFVKTTPTTFVRKQVSTGLQIGDRVSVYNGLQNGENVVIKGVMQLKGLSFGY; from the coding sequence ATGCAACGCATTACCGGATATTTTTTAGTGGCCTCCCTCCTGCTGGCAGGATGTGGTCAGAAAGAACACAAAAAAGAAGTGACGGACGATCCCGGTCCTGCCATTACCAACAATGGACAGCAGATCACCTTCCCGGATACTGCTTCGGCCAACTTCTTCACCACCGAACCTGTAGGTGACTCTGCCCTGAGTGGTACCCTGCACGCTCCCGGCAAGGTGGCGGCAACTGTAATCCGCTCCCAGGAAGGTGCTCAAAACGTTGTGTTGTTCGACAATCCAGACCTGGAAAGTGATTATACTCAACTGGTACAACACAAGATCAATGTCAATCATATCGAAGAGATCAATATCAAGCAACGTAAAATAGAACTGGACCGTACACAGGACCTCTACGACCACGGTGCCGCCTCCGGCAAAGATCTGCTGGAAGCTAAATCCAGCCTGGCAATGGAACAAACCAACCTGGCAAACGAAAAAGCACAGCTGGTAGAACACGAATCAGGTCTGAAAGCAGGAGGCTTCGATCCTGAAATCCTCCGCACTACCGCTCCTGGCAATGCCTTCGTGATCTGCGACATCCCTGAAACACAATTGATCAACGTAACTAAAGGAACTGCCTGCACTGTTATACTATCCTCATTTCCCGATAAACCACTTGCCGGGAAAGTAGAGGCCATCGCCGATGTTGTCGACAACGTTACCCGCATGGTGAAACTGCGTATCCGGCTCTCAGCCCCGGATTCAGAGATCCGGGCGGGTATGTTTGCGATGGTAAACTTCACCGTTACTGGCGCTAACAAAACAGGTACAGGCACCATCAATGTAACAAGAGATGCCCTCATCACTGCCGAAGGTCAGAACTATGTGTTCGTAAAAACAACACCTACCACTTTCGTAAGAAAACAGGTGAGCACCGGTCTGCAGATAGGTGACCGCGTTTCAGTATATAATGGCCTTCAGAATGGCGAAAATGTGGTGATCAAAGGTGTGATGCAGCTGAAAGGTTTAAGTTTCGGATACTAA
- a CDS encoding DUF190 domain-containing protein: MLQAQIYIDKDEVHGAQPLYEYIVQFLLKQKVAGATAFRGVIGFGEHHQMKRPDSIFSFDEPPIMITFIDEEEKVLHTLKELRKRITSGFIITTKVERFQI; encoded by the coding sequence ATGTTACAAGCACAGATCTATATAGATAAAGATGAAGTTCATGGCGCTCAGCCGCTGTACGAATACATCGTACAGTTTCTGCTCAAGCAAAAGGTAGCCGGCGCTACTGCTTTTCGTGGTGTGATCGGATTTGGGGAACATCATCAGATGAAACGCCCTGACAGCATCTTCAGCTTCGATGAACCGCCTATCATGATCACCTTCATCGATGAAGAAGAAAAAGTGCTGCACACCCTGAAAGAACTGCGCAAGCGGATCACCAGTGGGTTCATCATCACTACCAAAGTAGAACGATTCCAGATTTGA
- a CDS encoding efflux RND transporter permease subunit gives MIRNLLIFSLKNRWVVILMGLGLMGIGYWCFTQLKIEAYPDIADTNVIIVAQYPGRAAEEVEQQVTIPIERALQNTPNVLDRRSRTIFGLSVVQLTFTDGTDDYFARQQVNERLAAAELPDGVTPELAPLTTAVGEILRYVVEAPPGYTPTDIRDLQDWVIKPYLLQVPGIADITTFGGPLKQFHILTAPDKLRKYDLTLQDVIDAVQKNNQNTGGNVISRGEQGFAVRGLGAVKTEADIRNIVLKAANGNPVYLRDVATVEVAPPPPSGVMGYTFNATKTNVSNGVEGIILLRRYENPSEVLKILKERIKDLERDELPKGVHLRTLYDRSFLIDHSLETVGHTLLEGVSIVVIILIFFLGSLRSALVVALTIPFSLLFAFILMRLTGIPANLLSLGAIDFGIIVDGACVMAEHLIRTYRTAPPEEKKRGIIALTLRSSQEVGREIFFSVTIIILAYMPILLMTRVEGKLFSPMALTLAFAVIGSMLAALTLIPVLISFAFKKAFNNTDKPMKEHKNIVLDFLSKQYGKLLGKTLKRPKTTVLAGFAVVVILVLFGANLGSEFLPELDEGSIFLRGNFPAGITIQENAKYSPKIREVIAKYPQIAFVITQAGRNDDGTDPFPTNRNEILVGLKEYKLWSDTISKKQLVTDIRHDLEKAMPSVKFSSGQPIIDQVMEIVTGSAADLAISIVGDDLTMMRAKADTIADIVKHMQGSESVNIEQEGPQEQIAININRENAARFGINVADIQGMIEAAIGGRTISTLYDGTKRYDLVIRYTPGERSTIESLKNLQVPSATGALIPMNQLADISYVQGQTNIYRYNSKRMVTVRTNIRGRDQGGFVSEVGQKIGAQLHIPKGYSIIYGGQYENLERAGKQLSFTIPLTIVMVFLVLFILFRNMPQTVVTVSCILFALAGGIVALLIRGYHFNVSAGVGFVSIFGISVMAGVLLVSAINRLREKPDHTLQDSVFLGAKEQLSALLSILIVAIAGLIPAATSSGIGSDVQRPLATVIIGGLTSTLIFAPLLIPPLYAWVERNRKAKTVNKDDEEIE, from the coding sequence ATGATTCGTAACCTTTTAATATTTTCTCTAAAAAACAGGTGGGTGGTCATCCTCATGGGACTTGGCCTGATGGGTATCGGCTACTGGTGTTTTACCCAGCTCAAGATTGAAGCCTACCCGGATATCGCTGATACCAACGTTATCATCGTGGCACAGTATCCTGGCCGCGCTGCTGAAGAGGTGGAGCAACAAGTAACCATCCCCATCGAAAGAGCGCTGCAAAATACGCCAAATGTACTTGACCGCCGTAGCCGCACTATCTTCGGCCTCAGCGTTGTTCAACTTACCTTCACCGATGGTACGGACGATTACTTCGCCCGCCAGCAGGTGAATGAAAGACTGGCTGCCGCCGAACTCCCGGATGGCGTAACCCCGGAACTGGCACCGCTTACTACTGCCGTTGGTGAAATCCTCCGTTATGTAGTCGAAGCACCACCCGGTTATACACCCACCGACATCCGTGACCTGCAGGATTGGGTCATCAAACCTTACCTGTTACAGGTACCCGGTATCGCGGATATCACCACTTTCGGTGGCCCGCTGAAACAGTTTCATATCTTAACCGCTCCTGATAAACTGCGTAAATACGATCTCACCTTACAGGATGTGATCGATGCCGTGCAAAAGAATAACCAGAATACAGGCGGTAACGTGATCAGCCGTGGTGAACAGGGATTTGCCGTACGTGGTCTGGGTGCTGTAAAAACAGAAGCCGACATTCGTAATATCGTACTCAAAGCAGCTAATGGTAACCCCGTATACCTGCGTGATGTAGCGACGGTTGAAGTAGCCCCACCACCACCAAGCGGTGTAATGGGCTATACTTTCAACGCTACGAAAACCAATGTGAGCAATGGTGTGGAAGGTATCATTCTGCTGCGCAGATATGAGAACCCCAGCGAAGTGTTGAAAATTCTGAAAGAAAGAATCAAGGACCTCGAAAGAGATGAACTACCCAAAGGCGTACACCTCCGTACCCTGTATGACCGTAGCTTCCTCATCGATCACTCGCTGGAAACCGTAGGTCATACCCTGTTAGAAGGGGTCTCTATCGTAGTGATCATCCTCATCTTCTTCCTGGGTAGTCTGAGAAGTGCACTGGTAGTAGCTCTCACCATCCCGTTCTCCCTCCTCTTCGCATTTATATTGATGCGGTTAACCGGTATTCCGGCGAACCTCTTATCACTCGGTGCGATCGACTTTGGTATCATCGTGGATGGGGCCTGCGTAATGGCAGAACACCTGATACGAACGTATCGAACGGCGCCACCGGAAGAAAAGAAACGGGGTATCATTGCATTGACCCTCCGCTCTTCTCAGGAAGTAGGCCGCGAGATCTTCTTCTCCGTAACCATCATCATCCTGGCTTATATGCCTATCCTGCTGATGACACGTGTAGAAGGTAAACTGTTCTCACCAATGGCGCTGACCCTGGCATTTGCAGTGATCGGCTCTATGCTGGCTGCACTCACGCTCATACCAGTACTGATCTCCTTCGCCTTTAAGAAAGCATTTAATAATACAGATAAGCCCATGAAGGAGCACAAAAATATTGTGCTGGACTTCCTGAGCAAACAGTATGGCAAACTATTAGGCAAGACCCTGAAACGTCCGAAAACAACGGTGTTGGCAGGTTTTGCTGTCGTAGTGATACTGGTATTATTCGGTGCGAACTTAGGTTCTGAATTCTTGCCGGAACTGGATGAAGGTTCTATCTTCCTCCGTGGTAACTTCCCCGCAGGTATTACCATCCAGGAAAATGCGAAGTACTCTCCAAAGATCAGGGAAGTGATCGCTAAATACCCACAGATCGCCTTCGTAATCACCCAGGCAGGCCGTAATGACGATGGTACGGATCCATTCCCAACCAACCGTAACGAAATCCTGGTAGGTCTGAAAGAATATAAACTGTGGAGCGATACCATTTCTAAAAAACAACTGGTTACTGATATCAGGCATGACCTGGAAAAAGCCATGCCTTCTGTGAAGTTCTCTTCCGGTCAGCCGATCATTGACCAGGTAATGGAAATTGTAACCGGTAGTGCGGCGGATCTCGCTATCTCTATCGTTGGTGACGACCTCACCATGATGCGTGCAAAGGCTGATACGATTGCTGATATCGTCAAACACATGCAGGGCTCTGAATCTGTGAACATTGAACAGGAAGGTCCGCAGGAGCAGATTGCGATCAATATAAACCGTGAAAACGCCGCCCGTTTCGGTATCAATGTAGCAGATATCCAGGGTATGATCGAAGCTGCGATTGGGGGTAGAACCATCTCTACATTGTACGATGGAACCAAACGTTATGACCTCGTCATCCGCTATACACCTGGTGAACGTAGTACGATCGAATCCCTGAAAAACTTACAGGTACCATCCGCTACCGGTGCATTGATTCCAATGAACCAACTGGCAGATATCAGCTATGTACAGGGTCAGACGAACATCTATCGTTACAATAGTAAACGTATGGTGACGGTGAGAACAAATATCCGTGGTCGTGACCAGGGAGGTTTTGTAAGTGAAGTCGGTCAGAAGATCGGTGCACAATTGCATATACCAAAAGGCTACTCCATTATCTATGGTGGTCAGTATGAAAACCTGGAACGTGCGGGTAAACAATTGTCCTTCACTATTCCACTCACCATCGTAATGGTGTTCTTAGTACTGTTTATCCTCTTCAGAAATATGCCGCAAACTGTTGTAACAGTAAGTTGTATCCTCTTCGCTCTGGCTGGCGGTATCGTTGCCTTGCTGATCCGTGGGTATCACTTTAACGTATCTGCAGGTGTGGGCTTCGTAAGTATCTTCGGTATCTCTGTTATGGCAGGCGTACTCCTTGTTTCGGCTATCAACCGACTCAGGGAGAAACCGGATCATACCCTGCAGGACAGCGTATTCCTGGGTGCGAAGGAGCAGTTGAGTGCACTGTTATCTATCCTGATCGTAGCGATTGCCGGTCTGATTCCGGCAGCTACCTCTTCAGGTATCGGTTCTGATGTGCAGCGTCCTTTGGCGACTGTGATCATCGGTGGTCTGACAAGTACTTTGATCTTTGCACCACTGTTAATACCACCACTGTATGCATGGGTGGAAAGAAACAGGAAAGCAAAGACAGTGAATAAGGATGATGAAGAAATAGAGTAA